Proteins from one Rosa chinensis cultivar Old Blush chromosome 7, RchiOBHm-V2, whole genome shotgun sequence genomic window:
- the LOC112179390 gene encoding uncharacterized protein LOC112179390 gives MGWLVFLKLSAKFFTVLSWPSFSLVYALYASIQAVQSDSHSRNQRCLAYWVLFALYKISESTLAKLFYWLPLWPYTKGVITVLLVLPYFHGASYLYEHFIRSYISEYSFIWKWNFLSIPRVKGIFSRRDSYPDVVDKSVISMEPQELAKPVIFQGIPASSSEAIARESALPSSPKKIQREWSCALCLINASSENCLKEHIQGKKHVLQVEALRVRQVPVGGYKSSLKLKRTNGRVLLDNLNQIARANLEKWGGILRPIRLCRWKKPEVGWTKLNTDGSVVSGNAGFGGLLRNYKGEPICAFVSKALGDDIFSVELWAIWRGLVLASGLGIKVIWVESDSLSVVKTINRDQPYSMKAGSCLKHIWDLLKKFDKHCVSHSWRETNRAADHLSKMVLSVSDVVFWPGDFPDSLNKIIKEDAEGRIYCRS, from the exons ATGGGTTGGCTAGTTTTTCTTAAGCTCTCAGCAAAGTTTTTCACTGTTCTTTCCTG GCCTTCGTTTAGTTTGGTTTATGCCCT GTATGCTTCCATTCAGGCCGTTCAGAGTGACTCTCACTCCAGAAATCAGCGATGTCTTGCTTACTGGGTTTTGTTTGCTTTATACAAAATCTCAGAGTCAACGCTTGCAAAGCTTTTCTATTG GCTTCCACTCTGGCCTTATACAAAGGGTGTCATTACGGTCCTTCTGGTGTTACCCTACTTCCATGGTGCTTCTTATCTGTATGAGCATTTTATCAGGTCCTATATTTCTGAGTATTCATTTATCTGGAAATGGAACTTCTTGTCCATACCAAGGGTAAAAGGTATATTTTCGAGGCGGGACAGCTACCCTGATGTGGTTGATAAAAGTGTTATCAGCATGGAACCACAAGAATTAGCAAAACCTGTCATATTTCAG GGAATACCGGCGTCCAGTTCTGAAGCAATAGCAAGGGAGAGCGCTTTGCCAAGTAGTCCAAAGAAAATTCAGAGGGAGTGGAGCTGTGCTCTTTGTCTAATTAACGCTAGCAGTGAAAATTGTTTGAAGGAGCACATCCAAGGTAAGAAACATGTCTTGCAAGTAGAAGCACTACGAGTAAGACAGGTCCCCGTTGGTGGATACAAATCTTCCCTGAAGCTGAAGAGAACAAATGGAAGGGTTTTACttgataacttgaatcaaaTTGCTAGAGCCAACTTGGAAAAATGGGGTGGCATTCTAAGACCAATTAGATTGTGCAGATGGAAAAAGCCAGAGGTTGGATGGACAAAATTAAATACTGATGGATCTGTAGTATCAGGAAATGCTGGTTTTGGGGGTCTACTTCGTAATTATAAGGGTGAACCAATATGTGCCTTTGTCTCTAAAGCTCTAGGGGATGATATTTTCTCGGTTGAATTATGGGCTATATGGAGAGGCCTTGTTCTTGCCTCGGGGCTTGGGATTAAAGTAATATGGGTtgagtctgattcattgagcgTTGTGAAGACAATTAATCGAGATCAGCCTTACAGTATGAAGGCTGGTAGCTGTTTGAAGCATATCTGGGACCTTCTAAAGAAATTTGACAAGCACTGTGTATCTCATTCATGGCGTGAAACTAACAGGGCTGCTGATCATCTTTCAAAAATGGTTCTTTCTGTGAGTGACGTCGTTTTTTGGCCAGGTGATTTTCCTGATAGCCTTAATAAAATTATCAAGGAGGATGCTGAAGGCAGGATATACTGTAGAAGTTGA
- the LOC112175560 gene encoding SART-1 family protein DOT2 — protein sequence MESSQSRSQKSCKYRTRMNNSQLDENDCCDDGLVFSDDIDYHEERTRKLNILKKKEEIVSGVKSIALHAATAIPSGESSSPKVEISYMDTFVCGLQLDHHDEYSHNHKPQFLKQEADSEKLEAKDDADESELNEDGNRVVIKDEKKFPADGTIREAAIGKGLSGALNLLRDRRTLTEEEEGKKKRKLETTSHHHVAKPKRLHDYQEEDIRIERTDEFGGSLTEKEAYKRFCHTFHGKKSGARKQEKRIKKFQREQKLEKDTPSLFAERMKETQARLQTPYIVLRGK from the coding sequence ATGGAAAGCTCACAATCAAGGTCTCAAAAATCATGCAAGTATCGCACTAGGATGAACAATAGCCAATTAGACGAGAACGATTGTTGTGATGATGGTCTCGTCTTTTCTGATGATATTGATTATCATGAGGAGAGAACAAGGAAACTCAATATTcttaaaaagaaagaagagatcGTGAGCGGTGTAAAGTCAATCGCACTCCATGCCGCCACCGCAATCCCCTCCGGCGAGTCATCTTCCCCCAAGGTTGAAATATCATACATGGACACCTTTGTCTGCGGCCTCCAGCTTGATCATCATGATGAATATTCTCACAACCATAAGCCTCAGTTTCTAAAGCAAGAAGCTGATTCTGAGAAATTAGAAGCAAAAGACGATGCTGATGAATCAGAATTAAATGAAGATGGAAATCGAGTGGTAATCAAGGATGAGAAAAAATTTCCGGCTGATGGAACTATACGTGAAGCTGCCATTGGAAAAGGGTTATCTGGTGCCCTAAATTTGCTCAGAGATCGAAGAACCCTAACAGAAGAAGAGGAGggcaagaaaaagagaaagctcGAGACGACAAGTCATCATCATGTAGCTAAACCTAAAAGGTTACATGATTATCAGGAAGAGGATATTCGAATTGAGAGAACCGATGAGTTTGGGGGAAGCTTGACAGAGAAGGAAGCTTATAAGAGATTTTGTCATACCTTTCATGGGAAAAAATCTGGGGCAAGGAAGCAAGAAAAGCGCATAAAAAAATTCCAGAGAGAACAGAAACTGGAGAAGGATACACCATCACTCTTTGCGGAGAGGATGAAGGAGACTCAAGCTCGACTCCAGACACCCTATATTGTCCTCAGAGGAAAATAA